The Pseudokineococcus lusitanus genome includes the window TCACCCGCTTCGGCCGGACGATCTACGCCGTCGGCGGCGGGCAGGCGTCGGCCACGCTCATGGGCCTGCCCGTGGCCCGGGCCCGCGTGGGCGCCTACGCCATCAGCGGCCTCTGCGCGGCGATCTCCGGCCTGCTCTTCAGCATCTACTCGCTGTCCGGCTACAGCCTCACGGCGCTGGGCCTCGAGCTCGACGCCATCGCGGCGGTCGTCATCGGCGGCACGCTGCTCTCCGGCGGCGTCGGCTTCGTGCTCGGCTCCGTGCTCGGCGTGCTCGTCCTCGGGGTGATCCAGACCCTCATCTCGTTCGAGGGCACCCTCAGCTCCTGGTGGACGCGGATCTTCGTCGGCGCGCTGCTGCTCGTCTTCGTCGTCCTCCAGCGCGTCGTCGTCCGCCGACGGCGGTGAGCGCCGGGACCACCGCCGGCGGGCGCCGCCCCGTCATGCAGGACGTCGCCCGTCGGGCGGGGGTCTCCCACCAGACCGTCTCCCGGGTCCTCAACACGCCGGACGACGTCCGGCCGGCGACGCTGGAGCGGGTCCGCCGGGCCATCGGCGAGCTCGGCTACCGCCCGGACCCCGTGGCCCGCAGCCTCGTCACCCGCCGCACGCGGACGCTGGGGGTGCTCACCTTCGGCACCGAGCACCACGGCCCCGCGTCGACCCTGTGGGCGGTCGAGCGGGGCGCGCGGGCCGCCGGCTACGCCGTGACGACCGCGGGCGCCGTGTCGCCCGCGCCGGACGACGTCCACGCCTGCGCCGTGCGGCTCGTCGAGCAGGGGGTCGAGGGCGTCGTCGTCGTGGCCCCCCGCGACGGCGCGGCGGCCGCCGTGGCCGCGGTGCCGCCGGGCACCCCCGTCGTCCTCGCGGCCGGCATCCCGGTGGCGGGCGTCCCGTCCGCCGTCGTCGACCAGGACGCGACCGCCCGGCTGGCCGTCGAGCACCTGCTCGGGCTCGGCCACCGGACCGTCCACCTCGTCGAGGGCCCGCCCGGCTGGGACGAGGCACGGGCGCGCACCCGCGGCTGGCGGACCGCGCTCGAGGCCGCCGGTGCGCCCGTGCCGACGCCCCTGCCGGGGGACTGGGGCCCGGCCGCGGGCCACCGCGCGGGGCAGCGGCTGGACGAGAGGGCGACGGCGGTCCTCGCGGCCAACGACCACCTGGCGCTCGGGGTGCTGCGGGCGCTCGCCGGACACGGCCGGCGCGTGCCCGAGGACGTCAGCGTCGTCGGCGTCGACGACCTGCCGCAGGGCGCGTTCTTCTCGCCGCCGCTGACGACCGTCCGGCAGGACTTCGCGGCGGTGGGCCGCGCCGCCGTGGGCATCCTCCTCGCGCAGGTGGAGCGGGGGGAGCGACCGGCGGGGGTCGTGCTGGCGCCCGTCCTCGTCGAGCGCGCCAGCACCGCGCCGCCGCCGAGGGACGACGTCCGTCCTTGACGATCGTCCGGTCTGTCCGCTTCACTCCGGTGTTAGCGCTAACTGGTCGGCGAGCCCGGGCGACGACGCCCGGACCGGTCCGCCCCGGCGCCCCTCCCAGCGCCGTCGTCCGACGGCGACGACGCCCGCGCAGACCGGAGCGACGATGCCGTCACCCCGCCCCCTTCCCCCCGTCCCCGCCCGCCGCCGGGCACCGGCCACCGCCCTCGCGGGCGTGCTGGGGCTCGGCCTCGCCGCCGGCCTCCTGGCCCCGGTCGCCGTGGCCGCCCCCGCCCCACCGGCGCCCGCTGCCGCGGCGTCGTCGGGGGAGGTCGTCCGGTACGCCTTCGACGCCGAGGGCGACGGGGGCACGCGGCTCACCGACACGAGCGGCCACGGCCGTGACGCCGTCGTGCGCGGCGGCACCTTCACTGGTGAGGGCTCCCTCCGTCTCGACGGCGACGGCGACCACGTCGACCTCCCCGACGACCTGCTCGCGGGGCTCACCGACATCACGGTCGAGGCCGAGGTGCTCGTCGACCCGGCGATGAGCGGGCAGTACATGCTCTGGGCCGTCGGCAACACCACCGGCGGCGTCGGCGACGGCTACCTCTTCGCCGACGGCGACCCCTACCGCACGGGACTGTCCCTCGGCGACTGGTCCGACGAGCAGGTGGTGCAGACCTCCTCGTCGCTGGCGCGCGGCGTCTGGACGCACCTGACCTACACGCTGTCCGACGGGACGGCGGTCCTCTACCGCGACGGCCTCGAGGTCGCGCGCACCGAGGGCGTCACCGCCGCACCCGGCGCGATCGGCGACGGGCGGACGACCGCCGCCTACCTCGGGCGGTCGGTGTACGACGCCGACCCGACCCTGCGCGGCGAGCTCCGGGAGTTCGCGGTGCACGACCGCGCGCTGTCCGCCGCCGAGGTGCTGCAGGCGTCCGGCGGCACCGCGGCCGTCGCGGACGTCACGGAGCCGTCGCTCAAGGTGCCCGCCGTCGTCGACACCGCCGCCGGCACCGTGCTGCTGCCCGTCCGGCCCGGCACCGACCGCACCGCCATGGCGCCGGAGCTGGTGCTCGCCGACGGCGCCACGTCCGTCCCGCCCTCGGGCTCGCGGCAGGACCTCTCCGGGGACCCCGTGCCCTACGTGGTGACGGGGGCCGACGGCGCCACGCGCACGTGGCAGCTCCGCGCCGTGGAGATGCGCAGCCCCTCGCTGCCGGGCCTGCACGCCGACCCGACGATCATGGCCGGCGACGACGGCCGCTTCTACCTCTACCCCACGGAGGACGGCTTCCCGGGCTGGGGGAGCACCACCTTCCACGCGTACTCGTCCACGGACCTCGTCGAGTGGACGGACCACGGCACGGTCCTCGACCTCGGGCCGGACGTGGCGTGGGCCGACGGCCGGGCGTGGGCGCCGGCGGCGGTGCAGAAGGACGGGAAGACCTACTTCTACTTCAGCGCGGACCAGAACATCGGTGTCGCCGTCGGCGACTCACCGGCCGGGCCCTTCACCGAGCCCCTGGGACGCCCGCTCGTCGACAAGGCCGACCACGGCGGTGCCCAGCAGATCGACCCCGCCGTCTTCACGGACGTCGACGGGCAGTCGTACCTGTACTGGGGCAACGGCCGCGCCTACGTCGTGCCGCTGGCCGACGACATGGTCTCCTACGACCCCGCCCAGGTCCGCGAGATCCCGGGTCTCGACGGCTTCCGCGAAGGCCTGTGGATGCACGAGCGCCAGGGCACCTACCACCTGACCTGGTCCATCGACGACACGCGCAGCGAGGACTACCGCGTCGGCTACGCCACCGGGCCGTCGCCGACGGGGCCGTGGACGAACCGCGGCGTCGTCCTCCGCAAGGACACCTCCCTCGGGCTGCTCGGCACCGGGCACCACTCGACCGTCCAGGTGCCGGGCACCGACGAGTGGCTCGTCGCCTACCACCGCTTCGCCGTGCCCGACGGCGACGGCACGAACCGCGAGGTGACGATCGACCACCTCGAGCACGGCGCCGACGGCCTGCTGCGCCCCGTGCGTCCGACGCTCGAGTCGGTGACCCTGGCCGAGGTCCTGGGGCCCGACCCGGAGCCGGAGCCGGGCGACGGGCCCGAGCCCGTCGTCGCGTACGACTTCCGGCTCGGGAGCGGGGAGGTCGTCACCGACGCCTCCGGCGGCGGGCGCGACGCCCGGGTCGTCGGCGGCGGCGCGCGGTCCGCCACCGACGGGCTCGTGCTGGACGGCAGCACCTACGTCGACCTGCCGGACGACCTCCTGCGGGGGCTCGACGACGTCACGGTGAGCACCGAGGTGCTCGTCGACCCGTCGCAGCGCGGCAGCTACTTCCTCTGGGGGCTCGGCAACACGCGCGGCGGCGTCGGCGACGGCTACCTCTTCGCCACGGGCGACCCCTACCGCACCTCGATCACCCCGACGAACTGGTCCGGCGAGGAGACGGTCGCGGGCGAGGCGGGGCCCCTGCCCCGGGGCGTCTGGCGCACGCTCACGTACACCCTCGAGGACGGCACGGCCCGGCTCTACCTCGACGGCGACCTCGTCGGCACCCGCACGGGCGTCGCCACCCGCCCCGGCGACCTCGGCGGCGGTCGGACGACCGCCAACTACGTCGGCCGCTCCCTCTACGACGCCGACGCCCGTCTGATCGGGAAGGTCCGCGACTTCCGCGTCTACGACGGCGCCCTGGACGCCGACGCGGTGGCCGAACTGGCCCCGGACCCGGCGGAGCGCGTGGCCGCCGACCTCGCGGCCCTCGACCTCGGCGACACGTCCGCCGTCACGGAGGACCTCGAGCTGCCGGCGTCCGGCCCCGCCGGCACGACGATCACGTGGGCGAGCGACGCACCCACGGTCGTCGCCGCCGACGGGACGGTCACGCGTCCTGCCTTCGGGCAGCCGGACGCCGTCGTCACGCTGACCGCCACGGCGACCGCCCGGGGGGTCTCGGCCGGCAGGACCTTCACCGTCACGGTGCCCGCGATGCCCGACGACGCGACGCTGGCCGCCGAGGCTGCCGCCGCGCTCGCCGTGCCGGACGCCGACCGGGTGCGCGGAAACGTCACGCTGCCGACGACGTCCCGCGGGGCGACGGTCGCGTGGGCGTCCTCGGACCCCGCCGTGGTCACCCCCACGGGCGAGGTGACGCGCGGCGACGGCGACGTCACGGTCACCCTCACGGCGACGGTGACGTACGGCGGGGCGACGACGACACGCGACCTCGACCTCCACGTCGTGGCCGCCGTCGACGTCGAGCCCTTCGAGGGCTACGCCTTCGCGTACTTCACGGGCGACAGCCTGGCCGGCGAGAACATCTTCATGGCCGCCAGCCGCGGCAACGACGCGCTGCGGTGGGACGAGCTGGACGACGGGCAGCCGGTCCTGCGCTCGGAGCTCGGGACCCGTGGGCTGCGTGACCCCTTCGTCGTCCGGGCGCCCGAGGGGGACAGGTTCTTCATGATCGCCACCGACCTGTCGATCGGCTCCGGCACGAGCTGGGACGACTCGCAGCGGCGGGGCAGCCGGTCGATCAACGTGTGGGAGTCCGACGACCTCGTCACGTGGTCGGAGCAGCGCCAGGTCGTCGTGTCGCCGGAGAACGCCGGCAACACGTGGGCGCCGGAGGCCTTCTGGAGCGAGGAGCTGGGGTCCTACGTCGTCTTCTGGGCGTCCAAGCTCTACCCCGAGGACGACCCGCAGAAGGCGTCGGCCCAGGCCAACCGGATGATGTACGCGACGACGCGCGACTTCCGCACCTTCACGGAGCCGGCCGTCTGGCAGTTCCCCGGCACCTCCGTCATCGACACCACGGTGATCGAGGAGGACGGGACCTACTACCGCTTCGTCAAGGACGAGGGCAGCGGCGTCACCGGCTGCACCGACATCATCCAGCAGCGCAGCCGCGACCTCCTGGCGGTCGACCTGGAGGACGGCCCGCAGACGTGGGAGACGCAGGACGAGTGCATCGGCCGCGACGCCGGCCTCCGGGCGGTCGAGGGTCCGACGGTGTTCGAGGCCAACGAGGGGGACGTCAACGGTCCCGGGTACCACCTCTTCCTCGACGAGTACGGCGGCCGGGGCTACCTCCCGCTGCGGACGGCCGACCTCGACGCCCCGGACTGGGAGGTCGCGGAGTCCTTCGACCTGCCCGCGAACCCGCGCCACGGCACCGTCGTGCCGGTGACCGCCGCCGAGCTGGCGACGCTCCGTGCCGGGCTCGACGGCGAGCCGCCCGCCGAGCCGGAGGCGCCCGGTGCGCCGACCGGCGTCACCGCGACGGCGGCCGACGGGGCGCTGGACGTCGCGTGGACGGCCCCCACCACAGGTGGCCCGGTCGCCGGCTACACGGTCACGGCGTCGCCGGGCGGGGCCACCTGCTCGACGGACGGCGCGACGACCTGCCGGGTGGGGGGTCTCGAGCGCGGGACCGCCCACACGGTCGTCGTCGTCGCCCGGGGGACCGACGGGGCCGAGGACTCCGCCCCCACGGCGGCCTCGGCGCCGGCGACGCCGGGCTGGGCGCCCGGCAGCGCCGACGGCGTCGCGGCCTCCGTCGCCGCCACGCTGTCGTGCGACATCCGGCGGACCACGCTGACGGCATCGGTGACCAACCGCGAGGCCGGACGGGTCGGCGTCCGCGTCGTCGTCCGGCGGGCGGACGGCACGCGCGTCGGCCGGCCGACGGCCGTCCGGCTCGCCCCCGGGACGACGCACGAGCACGTCGTCGCCCTGCCCCGCGGCGTCGACGACGCGACCGCCACCGTGACGGTGTCCCGCTGGCAGCGCGACGGCTCGGTCCGCTCGACGTACGAGGTGGGCACCACCGGCACCGGCTGCGCCTGACGCCGGCAGGACGACGACGCCCCCGGCGCCGCCCCGCGAGGGGGGCGCCGGGGGCGTCGGCCGTGGTGGGCGGCCGGGGTCAGGACGGGCCGCGGGGCCCCCGGGGCCGCTGGTCGTCGTCGCCGCGCCGGCGCAGGTAGCGCTCGAACTCGCGGGCGATGGCCTCGCCGCTCGCCTCGGGCAGCTCGGCGGTGTCCTTGGCCTGCTCGAGCTGCTGGACGTACTCGGCGATCTCCTCGTCCTCGCCGGCCAGCTCGTCGACGCCGCGCTCCCACGCCTCGGCCTCCTCGGCCAGGTCCTCGAGCGGGACGGCCGCGCCGACGACCTCCTCGACGCGGCCCAGCAGCGCCATGACGGCCTTGGGGGAGGGGGACTGCCCGACGTAGTGCGGCACGGCCGCCCACAGCGAGACCGCCTGCAGCCCACGGCTCGACGCCGTGTCACCGACGACGCCGACGATGCCGGTGGGGCCTTCGTAGCGCGACGGCTCGAGGGCCAGGTGCTCGAGGCCCGGGTCGTCGCTCGTCGACGTGATGGGGATGGGCCGCGTGTGCGGGACGTCGGCGAGCAGGGCGCCGAGGATGACGACCGTGCGGGCGCCGAGCGCCTCGGCGTGGTCGAGCACCTCGCGCGTGTAGGCCCGCCAGCGCATCGACGGCTCGATGCCGTGGACGAGGACGACGTCGCGCCCGCCCCCCGGGGGCCGCGCCCACGCGAGCCGCGTCGTCGGCCACGTGATGCGGCGGCGGCCGTCCTCGTCGAAGCCCGTGACCGGCCGGTTGACCTGGAAGTCGTGGTAGTCCTCGGGGTCCAGCTCGGCGAAGGTCGTCTCGCCCCAGACCCGCGCGAGGTGGTCCAGCGCGCCGCTCGCGGCCTCGGCGGCGTCGTTCCAGCCCTCGAAGGCCGCGAGCACGACGGGGTCCCTCAGCTCCGGCACCTCGGTGCCCCGGGACCGTCCCACCTGCTCGCTCACCACGTCCTCCTCGTCGGTGCCCCTCGCGGGCGCGGCGCCTGCTCGCCGGGGCCGCTCCACCCTACGGGCGCGCCGTGGACCCGCCCGTCGCACGGGCGGCGGACGGGCCCACGAGGGACGCCCTCGCCGGACATCGGGGCAACCGGCTCCCGCAGCCCGACTTCGCTGCCGAAGTCGTCGGGAGAGCACCCCATCACCCCACTTCGCTGCCGAAGTCGGCGGAAGCGCGTCCTGTCGTCCTACGTCGGCAGCGACGTCGACGGCAGAGGGCCCGTGGCCCACCTTCGGCAGCGACGTCGAGAAGGAGGGGCTCGTCGTCGGCTGCCCGGAGGGCGCCGGGGCGACGGGAGGGGCGGCTCCGGCGGCGGTACCCCGGGCGCGCCTGGGAGACTCGGGCCATGCCCACCCCCACGACGCCCGACCGCCCCGTCCCGCTCGCGGCCGCGATGCCGGCCGCGGTGCTGTGGGACATGGACGGCACGCTCGTCGACACCGAGCCGGTGTGGTGGGCGGCCGAGCGGGCCCTCGTGGAGGCGCACGGCGGCACGTGGTCGGACGAGCAGGCGCTGGCGCTCGTCGGCAGCCAGCTCGAGGTCTCGGCCGAGGTCCTGCGCGTCGAGGGCGGGGTCGACCTGCCCGTGCCGGAGGTCATCGAGGTGCTGGCGGCGTCCGTCGTCGCGGACCTCGTCAAGGGGCCGCGCTGGCGGCCGGGGGCGCGCGAGCTCGTCGCCGAGCTCGCCGAGGCCGGTGTGCCCCAGGCCCTCGTGACGATGTCGTGGCGGCACATCGCCGACGCGATGCTCGGCCACCTGCCCGAGGGCACCTTCGCCGCCGTCGTCACGGGCGACGTCTGCGAGCGCGGGAAGCCGCACCCCGAGCCCTACCTCCGCGCCGCCGAGGCCCTCGGCCTGCGCCCCGAGGACTGCCTCGCCGTCGAGGACAGCCCCACGGGCGTCGCGTCGGCCGCCGCGGCGGGGGTGCCGGTCGTCGCCGTGCCGCACGCGGTCGTGGTGCCCGCACGGCCCGGCGTCGCCGTGGTCGGCAGCCTCGCCGGGATGACCACCGGCGACCTCGCGGAGGTCCGGCGCGGCGTCCTCGACGCGGAGGGCGCACCGCCGCAGGGCGACTGACCCCGGTACGGCCCGTGTCCGACTCGTGACCTCCGGCGCCGTCGGGCTTCCCCCGGCCGGGCGGCCGCAGGGTTAGCGTCTCTTCGCCGTCGGCCGGACCGGTCGCGGCAGAGCTGACCCCAGGGAGACGACCATGGTCCGAAGCACGAGGAGCCGGGCCGCGGCCCTCCTCGCGGCGGGTGCGCTGCTGGCGACCGCCGGCTGCGTCCAGAGCGAGCGGGACGACACGGCCGGCGGGGGCGGCTCCTTCGTCTTCGCGGCGAGCTCGGACCCCGTCGTCCTCGACCCGGCCTTCGCCAGCGACGGCGAGACCTTCCGTGTGGCGCGCCAGATGTTCGAGGGCCTCGTCGGCACCGAGCCGGGCACCGCGGACCCGGCCCCGCTGCTCGCGGAGTCCTGGGAGACCGACGACGCCGGCGTCGTCTACACCTTCGACCTGCGCGACGACGTGACCTTCCACGACGGCACGACGTTCGACGCCGCGGCCGTCTGCGCCAATTTCGACCGCTGGTACAGCTGGACCGGTCTGCAGCAGAACGAGAACATCTCGTACTACTACAACTCGCTGTTCCAGGGCTTCGCCGAGAGCGAGGACCCCGAGCTCGTCGGCGGCCTCTACGACAGCTGCGAGGCGCAGGACGAGCAGACGGCCGTCGTCACCCTCACGCGGCCCTTCGCCGGCTTCATCGCCTCGCTGTCGCTGCCCGCCTTCTCCATGCAGAGCCCCACTGCCATGGAGGAGTACGACGCCGACAACCTCTCCGGCTCCGAGGACGACGTCCGCTTCAGCGCCTACGGCACCGAGCACCCCACCGGCACGGGCCCCTTCCAGTTCGACTCCTGGGAGCGCGGCCAGTCGGTCACCCTCACGCGCTACGACGACTACTGGGGCGACGTCGCCCAGCTCGACGAGGTCGTCGTCCAGACCATCGCCGACGGCAACGCCCGCCGGCAGGCGCTCGAGGGCGGCCAGGTCGACGGCTACGACCTCGTGGCCCCCGGCGACGTGCAGGCGCTCGAGGACGCCGGCTTCCAGATCGAGAACCGGGACCCGTTCAACGTCCTGTACCTCGGGCTCAACCAGGCCGTGCCGGAGCTCGCGGACCTCCGCGTCCGCCAGGCCATCGCGCACGCCATCGACAAGGACGCCGTCATCAGCCAGTCGATGCCCGAGGGCTCGACCGCGGCGACGCAGTTCATGCCCGACATCGTCACGGGCTTCTCCGACGACGTCGAGACCTACGACTACGACCCGGAGCGGGCGAAGGAGCTGCTCGCCGAGGCCGGCCAGTCCGACCTCAGCATCGACTTCGTCTACCCGACCGGCGTCTCGCGGCCGTACATGCCGAGCCCGGAGGACACCTTCGTCGCGCTGCGCAGCCAGCTCGAGGCCGTCGGCATCACGGTCAACCCGGTCGCGCTGCCCTGGTCGCCCGACTACCTCGACCGCATCCAGGGCAGCCCCGACCACGGGCTGCACCTGCTCGGCTGGACCGGCGACTACAACGACCCCGACAACTTCGTCGGCGTGTTCTTCGGCACGGAGAAGAACGAGTGGGGCTTCGACAACCCCGAGCTCTTCTCCGCGCTGGCGGCGGCCCGCGAGCTGCCCGACGCCGACGAGCAGGGCCCCGCGTACGAGGCGATCAACGACCAGATCATGGAGTTCCTGCCCGGCGTCCCGCTGGCCTCCCCGGTGCCGTCGCTCGCCTTCGCCCCCGAGGTCGAGGGCTACGAGCCCAGCCCGGTGCAGGACGAGGTCTGGAACGGGGTGACGGTCAGCTGACCGCCCCGCTCCCCGTCGCGGCCGTCGCCCCCTCCGGGGCGACGGCCGCGGCCGGTCCCCACCCCCGCCGCAACGCCGCGGCGTCCCCGACCCACGGCGAGGAGGCCGGGCCGTGCTGAGGTTCGTCGTCCGACGGCTCGCCCTCGTCGTCCCCGTGCTGCTCGGCCTGTCCGTGCTCCTCTTCGCGTGGCTCCGCGCGCTGCCCGGGGACCCCGCGCGCACGCTCCTCGGCGAGCGGGCGACGCCGGCGGCCGTCGAGCGCATCACCGTCGCCTACGGCTTCGACCAGCCGCTGCCGCTGCAGTACCTCACCTACCTCGGCCGGCTCGTCCGCGGCGACCTCGGGACGTCGGCCCGCACGGGGGAGCCGGTGCTCGAGTCCTTCCTCCTGCGCTTCCCGGCCACGGTCGAGCTGGCGCTGGCGGCCCTCCTCGTCGCCGTCCTGCTCGGCATCCCGCTCGGCTACCTGGCGGCGCGCCGTCACGGCAGCGCCCTCGACTCCTTCCTCGTCGGCGGCTCGCTGCTCGGGACGGTCATCCCCGTCTTCTTCCTGGCGTACCTGCTCAAGCTCGTCTTCGCGGTCCAGCTGGGCTGGCTGCCGACGGCGGGACGCCAGGACCCGCGCATCGACGCGACGCACGTGACGAACTTCTTCGTGCTGGACGGCCTGCTGACGGGGGAGTGGGACGCCGCCTGGGACGCCCTCGTCCACCTCGTGCTGCCCGCCGTCGCGCTCGGCACCATCCCGCTCGCCATCGTCGTGCGGATCACCCGCGCGTCCGTGCTCGAGGTGACCGGCCAGGACTACGTCCGCACCGCCGAGGCCAAGGGCCTCGCGCGCTCGGTCGTCCGCCGCCGCCACGTGCTGCGCAACGCCATGCTCCCCGTCCTCACGACGGTCGGGCTCCAGACCGGCCTGCTGCTGTCGGGCGCCGTCCTCACCGAGACGGTGTTCGCCATCAACGGGATCGGCTCCTACCTCTTCGAGTCCATCTCGACCCTGGACTACCCCGTGCTGCAGGGCTTCATCCTCTTCATCGCGCTCGTGTACGCCCTCGTCAACCTCCTCGTGGACGTGGGCTACGGCGTCGTCGACCCCCGGGTGCGTGCCGCGTGAGCGGCGTCGTGCTCCCGCCGTCCTCGGGCCCCGTGGGCCCCGGGGGCTCGGCCGGCGGTGACCCCGTGCCCGGCCTCCCGTCGGCGCTCGTGCCCGACGCGACGGCGGCCGACGAGCGCGGCACGAGCCTGTGGCGCGGCGCCTGGCGCCGGCTGCGGCGCGACCCGGCGGCGATCGTCGGCGCGGTCGTCGTGCTGGCCTTCGTCCTCGTCGCCCTGCTCGCGCCGGTCATCGCGCCCTACGCGCCGGCCGGGGCCCAGTGGGCGAACCAGGTGACGCCGTCGTCGGTGCCCGGCCCGAGCGACGAGCACCTCCTCGGGCTCGACTCCTTCGGCTCGGACCTCTTCACGCAGCTCGTCTACGGCGCCCGCCAGTCGCTCGTCATCGGCGTCGTCTCGACGGCCATCGGCCTGTCCTTCGGCGCGGCGCTCGGGCTGCTGGCCGGCGCCTTCGGCGGCTGGGTCGACACGCTCGTCATGCGGGTCGTCGACATCATGCTGTCGATCCCGAGCCTGCTCCTCGCCGTGAGCATCGCCGCGCTCGTCGGGCCCAGCCCGACCGCGCTGATGATCGCCATCGGCGCCGCGCAGGTGCCGATCTTCGCGCGGCTGCTGCGCGGGTCGCTGCTGAGCCAGCGGCGCGCGGACTACGTCCTCGCGGCGTCGTCGCTCGGCCTGCGGCACCGCACGGTCGTCATGAGCCACATGCTGCCCAACTCGCTGAGCCCGGTCATCGTCCAGGCGACGCTCGTGCTGGCCACGGCGATCATCGAGGTGGCCGCGCTGTCCTACCTCGGGCTCGGCGACCCCAACCCGACGGTCGCCGAGTGGGGGCGCATGCTCGTCCGCGCCCAGGACCGCCTGTCCACCGACCCGCACCTGGCGCTGCTGCCCGGCGCCTGCATCGCCGTCACCGCGTTGGGGTTCACGCTCCTCGGCGAGGCGCTGCGCGAGTCCCTCGACCCCACCTTCCGCCGGTGAGCGCCCCCCGCGGCGCCGGCCGCACCGCACCCCCCGGGAGCACCGTGCCCGACCCCGCCGACCGCCCCCTCGTCCCCCCGCCCGCCCGGGCGGAGCCCCTCCTCGAGGTCCGCGACCTCGGGGTGGAGTTCCGCCGCCGGGGCGCGCCGCCCGTCCGCGCCGTGGACGGCGTCAGCCTCACCGTCCGCCCCGGCGAGGTCATGGGCCTCGTGGGGGAGTCCGGCAGCGGCAAGTCCGTCACGTCGCTCGCCGTCATGGGGCTGCTGCCGCGGCGCAGCGCCGTCGTCACCGGCTCGGTGCGCCTCGCCGGCGAGGAGCTCGTCGGCGCGTCGCCGAAGCGCGTGGCCTCGCTGCGCGGGGCCCAGATGTCGATGGTCTTCCAGGACCCGATGACGTCGCTCAACCCCGTCGTGCCCATCGGCACCCAGGTCACCGAGGTGCTGCGCGCGCACACCGACGCCGACCGCGGCGCCGCCCGCGACGAGGCCGAGGACCTCCTGCGCCGCGTCGGGATCCCCGACCCGCGGCGCCGCCTGCGCGACTACCCCCACCAGCTGTCCGGCGGCATGCGGCAGCGCGCGCTCATCGCCATCGCGCTCGCCTGCAAGCCGCGCCTGCTCGTGGCCGACGAGCCGACGACGGCCCTCGACGTGACGATCCAGGCGCAGGTCCTCGAGCTGCTCAAGGTCCTCGTCACGGGGTCGGGCACGGCGATGCTCCTCATCACCCACGACCTCGGCGTCGTCGCGGGCCTCTGCGACGACGTCACCGTCATGTACGCCGGCCGTGTCGTCGAGACCGCCCGGCGGAAGGAGCTCTTCGCGCGGCCGGCGCACCGGTACACCGAGGGCCTCCTCGCCTCGGTGCCCCGCCTGGACACCCCGCGCGGCGAGCCGCTGCGGCCCATCCCCGGGACGCCGCGGGACACCGTCCCGTGGTCGCGGGCGTGCGCCTTCGCGCCGCGGTGCCCGCACGCGGGCGCCGGGTGCGACGACCCGGGGCTCGCGCTGGCCGTCCCGGCCGCGCTGCCCGCCGACCACCTCGTGCGGTGCGCCCACCCGGCGCTGCCGCAGCCGGCCGCCGCGGGGGCGGGCGCATGAGCGCGGCGCCCGGGGCCCGGCCCACGACCGGCACGGGCGACGCCGCGCGGGACGACGACGTCCTCCTGCGCGTGCGCGGCCTGCAGGTGCACTTCCCGATCCGCCGCGGCCTGCTGCTCGACCGGACGGTCGGGCACGTGCGCGCCGTCGACGGCGTCGACCTCGACCTGCGGCGGGGGCAGACGTACGGCCTCGTCGGCGAG containing:
- a CDS encoding LacI family DNA-binding transcriptional regulator; the encoded protein is MSAGTTAGGRRPVMQDVARRAGVSHQTVSRVLNTPDDVRPATLERVRRAIGELGYRPDPVARSLVTRRTRTLGVLTFGTEHHGPASTLWAVERGARAAGYAVTTAGAVSPAPDDVHACAVRLVEQGVEGVVVVAPRDGAAAAVAAVPPGTPVVLAAGIPVAGVPSAVVDQDATARLAVEHLLGLGHRTVHLVEGPPGWDEARARTRGWRTALEAAGAPVPTPLPGDWGPAAGHRAGQRLDERATAVLAANDHLALGVLRALAGHGRRVPEDVSVVGVDDLPQGAFFSPPLTTVRQDFAAVGRAAVGILLAQVERGERPAGVVLAPVLVERASTAPPPRDDVRP
- a CDS encoding family 43 glycosylhydrolase, coding for MPSPRPLPPVPARRRAPATALAGVLGLGLAAGLLAPVAVAAPAPPAPAAAASSGEVVRYAFDAEGDGGTRLTDTSGHGRDAVVRGGTFTGEGSLRLDGDGDHVDLPDDLLAGLTDITVEAEVLVDPAMSGQYMLWAVGNTTGGVGDGYLFADGDPYRTGLSLGDWSDEQVVQTSSSLARGVWTHLTYTLSDGTAVLYRDGLEVARTEGVTAAPGAIGDGRTTAAYLGRSVYDADPTLRGELREFAVHDRALSAAEVLQASGGTAAVADVTEPSLKVPAVVDTAAGTVLLPVRPGTDRTAMAPELVLADGATSVPPSGSRQDLSGDPVPYVVTGADGATRTWQLRAVEMRSPSLPGLHADPTIMAGDDGRFYLYPTEDGFPGWGSTTFHAYSSTDLVEWTDHGTVLDLGPDVAWADGRAWAPAAVQKDGKTYFYFSADQNIGVAVGDSPAGPFTEPLGRPLVDKADHGGAQQIDPAVFTDVDGQSYLYWGNGRAYVVPLADDMVSYDPAQVREIPGLDGFREGLWMHERQGTYHLTWSIDDTRSEDYRVGYATGPSPTGPWTNRGVVLRKDTSLGLLGTGHHSTVQVPGTDEWLVAYHRFAVPDGDGTNREVTIDHLEHGADGLLRPVRPTLESVTLAEVLGPDPEPEPGDGPEPVVAYDFRLGSGEVVTDASGGGRDARVVGGGARSATDGLVLDGSTYVDLPDDLLRGLDDVTVSTEVLVDPSQRGSYFLWGLGNTRGGVGDGYLFATGDPYRTSITPTNWSGEETVAGEAGPLPRGVWRTLTYTLEDGTARLYLDGDLVGTRTGVATRPGDLGGGRTTANYVGRSLYDADARLIGKVRDFRVYDGALDADAVAELAPDPAERVAADLAALDLGDTSAVTEDLELPASGPAGTTITWASDAPTVVAADGTVTRPAFGQPDAVVTLTATATARGVSAGRTFTVTVPAMPDDATLAAEAAAALAVPDADRVRGNVTLPTTSRGATVAWASSDPAVVTPTGEVTRGDGDVTVTLTATVTYGGATTTRDLDLHVVAAVDVEPFEGYAFAYFTGDSLAGENIFMAASRGNDALRWDELDDGQPVLRSELGTRGLRDPFVVRAPEGDRFFMIATDLSIGSGTSWDDSQRRGSRSINVWESDDLVTWSEQRQVVVSPENAGNTWAPEAFWSEELGSYVVFWASKLYPEDDPQKASAQANRMMYATTRDFRTFTEPAVWQFPGTSVIDTTVIEEDGTYYRFVKDEGSGVTGCTDIIQQRSRDLLAVDLEDGPQTWETQDECIGRDAGLRAVEGPTVFEANEGDVNGPGYHLFLDEYGGRGYLPLRTADLDAPDWEVAESFDLPANPRHGTVVPVTAAELATLRAGLDGEPPAEPEAPGAPTGVTATAADGALDVAWTAPTTGGPVAGYTVTASPGGATCSTDGATTCRVGGLERGTAHTVVVVARGTDGAEDSAPTAASAPATPGWAPGSADGVAASVAATLSCDIRRTTLTASVTNREAGRVGVRVVVRRADGTRVGRPTAVRLAPGTTHEHVVALPRGVDDATATVTVSRWQRDGSVRSTYEVGTTGTGCA
- a CDS encoding PAC2 family protein, which translates into the protein MSEQVGRSRGTEVPELRDPVVLAAFEGWNDAAEAASGALDHLARVWGETTFAELDPEDYHDFQVNRPVTGFDEDGRRRITWPTTRLAWARPPGGGRDVVLVHGIEPSMRWRAYTREVLDHAEALGARTVVILGALLADVPHTRPIPITSTSDDPGLEHLALEPSRYEGPTGIVGVVGDTASSRGLQAVSLWAAVPHYVGQSPSPKAVMALLGRVEEVVGAAVPLEDLAEEAEAWERGVDELAGEDEEIAEYVQQLEQAKDTAELPEASGEAIAREFERYLRRRGDDDQRPRGPRGPS